TTTACCAGCTTTGCGATCTGCAAGTCCAGCACTAACAGCTTCAGAAACAAAACCTACGATTTTATCGATAGATTTAGAAGCATCATCATTTGCAGGGATAAGATAATCTACTTCTCTTGGATCAGAGTTAGTATCCACCATTGCAAAAATTGGAATGTTTAATTTTTGAGCTTCTTTAATCGCGATATGCTCACGCTTGATATCTACTACAAACAGTGCTCCTGGAAGACGTGTCATATCTGCAATAGAACCTAAGTTCTTATCAAGTTTTGCACGTAAACGGTCTGTTTGTAATTTTTCTTTCTTAGAAAGTGTATCAAATCGACCATCTTTTTTCATCTGGTCGATTGTTTGCATTTTCTTAATCGCTTTACGGATTGTAACAAAGTTCGTAAGCATTCCACCAGGCCATCTTTCTGTGATGTAAGGCATGTTTGCGTTACGA
The genomic region above belongs to Dokdonia sp. Dokd-P16 and contains:
- the rpsB gene encoding 30S ribosomal protein S2, with the protein product MANNIEIKELLDAGVHFGHLTRRWDPNMAPYIYMERNGIHIINLYKTAAKIEETCEALQKIAASGRKILFVATKKQAKDIVAEKARNANMPYITERWPGGMLTNFVTIRKAIKKMQTIDQMKKDGRFDTLSKKEKLQTDRLRAKLDKNLGSIADMTRLPGALFVVDIKREHIAIKEAQKLNIPIFAMVDTNSDPREVDYLIPANDDASKSIDKIVGFVSEAVSAGLADRKAGKDAAKEGDDSPKAEKKAKKADAPKAEAKAPKAEAAKAPVAASEEEE